CCAGGCGCCGCCGACAGTGCCAAACCCGGACAGAGAAGCCAATGAGCCCTATTGCCATCGAGGCTGACAGCCCGCCTCAAAGCAGAACGTTCATGCGTCGGTTCGCCGGTGCGCCCCTGCCCTGGATCATGCCCGTGATCGTCGTCATCGGCATATTCTACCTGTATCCCGTCATCGACGTTTTCCGGCTTTCCTTCACCAATGCGACGCTAATCGGCGAAAACCAGGACTATACGCTGGGGTCGATCGCCAATGCGCTCGGCTCGCCGCAACTGCCCGACATTCTCTGGGCGACGCTGATCTTCGTCGGCGGCAGCGTCATCGGCCAGCAGATTCTCGGTCTTGCGGTCGCTGTCACTGTCATCCGCGGCGAAAAGCGCGGCCTCTTCGGCACCACGATCCTGAGGACGACGGCGCTCGTCGCCTGGGTCGTGCCAGGCATTGCCGGCGGCATCATCTGGCAGATGCTGTTTTCCGAAGCGCCTTATGGCGCGCTGAACAGCATTTTGAGGCTCATGCACATGCCGACTGTTGCCTGGCTTTCGGACCCAGCTATGGCGCCCTGGTCGACGCTGATCTCGAACATCTGGCGCGGTACGGCCTTTTCCATGGTCGTCATGTATGCGGCGCTGAAATCGATCGATCCCTCGCTCTACGAAGCGGCCGAGGTCGACGGCGCCAGCGCCTCGCAGCAGTTCTTTTTCGTGACGCTTCCGCAGCTGCGCGCCGCCATCCTCGTCAACATGATCCTGATCACCATCCAGACGGTCAACACCTTCGACGCGATCATCACTCTGACCGGCGGCGGACCGGGGCGCGCGACCGAGGTGATCTCACTCTACGTCTTCAATATCGTGTTCCGAAACTACGATCTCTCCGGCGGCAGCGTGCTGTCGGTGCTGATGCTGATCATCAGCCTGGGGCTCGCCTTCGTCTACGCATCGTTCCTGCCGAAGGAGGAAGAGCAATGAGCGGACGCACCGGAACACGGCTCGGCGATGCCATGAGCTATCTCTTCATGCTGGTGATGTTTATCTTCTTTGCCGGCCCCCTCACCTATCTCCTGTCGATGGCGCTGCGTGACAAGCGTGAGGTCTATCGCGGCGCGGCGCGTTATATTCCCGACAATCCCACTATCCAGAATTTCATCACCGTTCTCAACAACAGCTATTTTCCGATCTATCTCTGGAACGGCCTCAAGCTTGCGGCACTCAGCGGGCTCGGCGTGCTGATTGTCGCCTTGCCCGCCGCTT
The window above is part of the Rhizobium sp. WYJ-E13 genome. Proteins encoded here:
- a CDS encoding carbohydrate ABC transporter permease, coding for MSPIAIEADSPPQSRTFMRRFAGAPLPWIMPVIVVIGIFYLYPVIDVFRLSFTNATLIGENQDYTLGSIANALGSPQLPDILWATLIFVGGSVIGQQILGLAVAVTVIRGEKRGLFGTTILRTTALVAWVVPGIAGGIIWQMLFSEAPYGALNSILRLMHMPTVAWLSDPAMAPWSTLISNIWRGTAFSMVVMYAALKSIDPSLYEAAEVDGASASQQFFFVTLPQLRAAILVNMILITIQTVNTFDAIITLTGGGPGRATEVISLYVFNIVFRNYDLSGGSVLSVLMLIISLGLAFVYASFLPKEEEQ